The Chitinophaga parva genomic sequence TGGTCCGGAAGGCCAGATCCGTTACACTTCCAACACCCTGTTCCCCTCTGTGAACGGTGGCCTGGGTAACACGATCACCAACCCGAATATCAACAACGCCATCTACATGCGTAACACCAAGAAAGGTTATGCTTACTTTGGTACCATCCAGTTGCAGAAAAACTTCCAGGGTGGTTTCTACGCAAACGTAGCGTATACTTACAGCCAGGCAAAAGATGTGAACGACGGTGGTTCTACCGCATCTACCATCTGGAGCACCCGCCCCATCGTGGGCAATCCCAACGCCAATGTGCTGGGTAATGCTTCTTATATCCAGCCCCACCGCGTTATCGCTTCCTTCTCTTACCGTAAAGAATATGCAAAGAACTTTGCTACTTCTGCCGGCCTGGTTTGGGAAATGGCTAACAACGGCGCTGTGTCTTACATCACCTCCGGTGATCCTAACGGCGACGGTGGCACCAATGACCTGATGTACATCCCGAAAGCAAAAGGTGACATCACCCTGGTGCCCGATGCAAACGCCAACCCCGCTTCTGCAGATGAACAGTGGAACCAGCTGGACAACTTCATCAAACAGGACAAATACCTGAGCAAGCACCGTGGCCAGTTTGCACAACGCAACGCTGTGATCCTGCCGTACTTCAAACGTGCTGACCTGAACATTACCCAGGACTTCTACCTCAAGCAGGCCAATGGCCGCCGCCACACCCTGCGGGTGACGCTGGATATCATCAATGTAGGTAACCTGCTGAACCACAACTGGGGCCTGTATGACTACACCTACAATGGTTTCAACAGCGGTACCATCTCCCTGATGAAATTTGAAGGCGTAGTAGCTGATGGTAAAGGTGGTCAGCAAGCTACTTACAACTTCCCGCTGGCTAACGTGAAAGCCGGTACGCCGAACACGTATTCCTTCAAGACCAACCCCGACCAGATCTCCCGTTGGCAGGGCCAGATCGGCATCCGCTACATTTTCAACTAAGCGATTTTAATGCTGATGATAAATTGAAAAGGGCCGCTCCGTTATGGAGTGGCCCTTACTTTATAAACAAAGATCCCGGACCAACTGGCCCGGGATCATGTTTTTATAACTTACTCATACAAACCTTCAGACTATCTGTCCAGTAGGGGATCTGTATGCCCAGGAGGTCTTTGATCTTTTGCTTGTTAAACACGCTGTAGGCGGGCCTTTGCGCCGGTGTGGGATACTTGTCGGAGGTGATGGGCTGCACGTTGCAGGTGCTGCCCAGGATCTGTTTGATCACCATGGCAAAGTCGTACCAGCTGGTTACGCCTTCATTACTGTAGTGGTATACGCCAGCCAGGCTTACATCCGGGTTTTGGAATTTATGCTGCAGCAAAGCCAGGGCTGCACCGGCCAGGTCTACCGCATAAGTAGGCGTCCCCACCTGGTCAAACACCACGTTCAGTTCCTGCCTTTCTGCCATCAGCTCTTTCATGCGTTTGGCAAAATTCTGTCCAAACTCAGAGTACAGCCAGGAAGTACGGATCACGATGCCTTCCGGGTGTTCTGCAATGGCTACTGCCTCTCCTCTGAGTTTGGTAGCACCGTAGATGCTGGTAGGGTTGGTGTCGTCTGTTTCCGTGTAAGGGCGGTTGCCCCGGCCATCAAACACGTAATCTGTAGAGAACTGTATGAGCGCTGCATTGTGCTTTGCACTGGCGTGGGCCAGGTACAGCACGGCTTCAAAGTTCAGTTTAAACGCCAGCTCCTCATCCGTTTCGGCCTTGTCTACTGCGGTATAAGCAGCACAGTTCAGCACTGCATCCACGGGGTTTGCTTCAAACCAGGCATTCACGGCGTCTTCGCTGGTGATATCCAGTTCTTCACGGTCCGTGTATAGGAAATTAAAATCGGCGTGTCGCGCCGCAACACTTTTGATAGCCTGGCCCAGCTGGCCGTTAGCGCCGGTAACGAGAATATTTTTCATGCAATAGTATTAACCCTGGTACACAAAATTGTGCTGGATGTCTGCCAGCTTGGGCAGCACCAGGTCTTTTTCTGATACAATGGCTTTTTCCAGGTCAATGCCCCAGTTGATCTGCAGGGCGGGATCATTGAAGATAATGCCGCCTTCACTTTCCTTACTGTAAAAGTTGTCCACCTTGTACATCACTTCCGCAGTGGCGCTCAGTACGGCATAGCCATGGGCAAAGCCCTGTGGCACCAGCAACTGGCGTTTATTTTCGGCAGAAAGCTCTATGGCAAAGGAACAGCCATAGGCAGGAGAGCCCTTGCGGATGTCCACCACCGCATCAATGATCACGCCTTCCAGCACGCGGATCAATTTCGTTTGGGCGTGAGGGTTCAGCTGGTAGTGCAGGCCGCGCAGCACCCCGTAGGAAGAGCGGGCCTGGTTGTCCTGTACAAAATCAATATTTACACCTGCCTCGCGGAAGACTTGGGCATTGTAGCTTTCAAAGAAATAACCGCGATGGTCACCGTGCACTTTGGGCTCGTAGATCAGCAGGTCGGGTATACCGGTTTCGTGAAATGGCATAGTGGTAATTAGCGTTGTGTGTATTGTTCCTGGTAGTACTGCTGGTAAGCGCCGCTGGTCACGTGTTCCAGCCACTGTTCGTTAGCAAGGTACCAGGCTACGGTTTTTTCCAGTCCTTCTTCAAATTGCAGGGAAGGGCTCCAGCCCAGTTCCTGATTGAGTTTGGTGGCATCAATCGCATAGCGCAGGTCATGGCCTGCACGGTCCTTTACAAAAGTGATCAGCTGTGCAGAAGTACCAGGTGCACGGCCCAGTTTTTCATCCATGATCTTGCAAAGCAGGTGGATGAGGTCAATATTTTTCCACTCATTGAAACCACCGATGTTATAGGTTTCGCCCAGGCGGCCATTATGGAAAATAGTGTCTATGGCGCGGGCATGGTCTTCTACAAACAGCCAGTCGCGCACGTTTTCCCCCTTGCCATACACCGGTACCGGTTTGGAATTTTTGATATTATGGATAGCCAGCGGGATCAGCTTCTCGGGGAAGTGATGAGAACCATAGTTGTTAGAGCAGTTAGACAGTACCACCGGCAGGTGATAGGTGTGGTAATATGCTTTCACAAAATGGTCGGAGCTGGCTTTGGAAGCGGAGTAGGGAGAGCGCGGATCGTAGGCGGTTTCTTCGGTGAAGAGACCTTCTTCGCCCAGGGAGCCGTATACTTCGTCCGTGGAAACGTGGTAAAAACGTTTGCCTTCTTCCTGGCCTTTCCAGTATTTGCGGGCCACATTCAGGAGGGTGGCGGTGCCCAGCACATTTGTTTTAATGAAGGCCAGCGGGTCCATGATGCTGCGGTCCACATGGCTTTCTGCCGCCAGGTGGATCACGCCGTCAAACTGGTATTTTGCAAACAGGCCGTCTATGCGTGCTTCATCGGTGATGTCGCCTTTTTCAAAAACATAGTTCGGTTTGTCCTGGATGTCCGCCAGGTTTTCCAGGTTGCCCGCATAAGTGAGGGCATCCAGGTTCACGATCCGGTAGTCCGGGTATTTGTTTACAAAAAGTCTTACCACGTGCGAGCCGATAAAGCCGGCGCCCCCGGTAACGAGCAGTGTGCGCTTCATAATTATTTATTCAGTGCTTGTTTGAAATATTCATACGTGATCTTCAGGCCTTCCTCGCGGCTCACCTTCGGCTCCCAGCCCAGGATGGTCCTGGCTTTGGTAATATCCGGCTTGCGTTGTTTGGGATCATCCTTTGGCAGCGGGTGGAAAGTGATCTTCTGGTCTGTGCCAGTGAGCTTAATGATCTCTTCCGCAAATTCCAGGAGGCTGATCTCAGCCGGGTTGCCAATGTTCACCGGCAGGTGATAATCGCTCAACAGCAGGCGGTAAATGCCGTCCACCAGGTCGCTTACATAGCAGAAGGAACGGGTCTGGCTGCCATCACCAAACACGGTAATATCCTGTCCGGTGAGGGCCTGGCTCATGAACGCCGGCAGTGCACGGCCGTCATCCAGTCGCATGCGCGGACCATAAGTGTTGAAGATGCGGATAATGCGGGTTTCCACGCCATGGAAGTTGTGGTATGCCATGGTGATGGATTCCATGAAGCGTTTGGCTTCGTCATACACACCGCGCGGGCCAATGGGGTTTACGTTGCCCCAGTACTCTTCCGGCTGCGGGTGCACGTTCGGGTCGCCATATACTTCAGAGGTGGAAGCCACCAGGATGCGGGCTTTTTTCTCTTTGGCCAGGCCCAGGAGATTATGAGTGCCCAGGGCGCCTACTTTCAGCGTCTGGATGGGCATTTTCAGGTAATCGATCGGGCTGGCCGGGGAGGCAAAGTGCAGGATATAATCCAGCTGGCCCGGCACATGTACGAACTTGGTGACATCGTGGTGATAATATTCAAAGTCCGGCAGGGAAAACAGGTGTTCAATGTTCCTGAGATTACCCGTCAGCAGGTTGTCCATGCCAATGACATGGTAGCCTTCCTTGATGAACCGGTCGCACAGGTGGGAACCGAGGAACCCGGCGGCGCCGGCGATCAGTATTCTTTTTTTCTCCATTTAAGTAAATGGTTAGACGGTGAAATGAACCGGCTGTTACCGCACTGCAGCAACGACCGGGAAAATTAAGTTGAATTACTGCAATGTGGCTGCCTGCCGGCCTACGCTTTCGTAGTGGAAGCCCAGTTCCTGCATGCGTTTCACGTCAAACAGGTTGCGGCCGTCAAAGATCACTTTATGCTGCAGGGTGCCCGTGATGGCGTCAAAGTCCGGGGTGCGGAACACGCTCCATTCTGTGGCAATGATCAGCGCATTGGCTCCTTGCAGGCACTCATA encodes the following:
- the rfbD gene encoding dTDP-4-dehydrorhamnose reductase, giving the protein MKNILVTGANGQLGQAIKSVAARHADFNFLYTDREELDITSEDAVNAWFEANPVDAVLNCAAYTAVDKAETDEELAFKLNFEAVLYLAHASAKHNAALIQFSTDYVFDGRGNRPYTETDDTNPTSIYGATKLRGEAVAIAEHPEGIVIRTSWLYSEFGQNFAKRMKELMAERQELNVVFDQVGTPTYAVDLAGAALALLQHKFQNPDVSLAGVYHYSNEGVTSWYDFAMVIKQILGSTCNVQPITSDKYPTPAQRPAYSVFNKQKIKDLLGIQIPYWTDSLKVCMSKL
- the rfbC gene encoding dTDP-4-dehydrorhamnose 3,5-epimerase gives rise to the protein MPFHETGIPDLLIYEPKVHGDHRGYFFESYNAQVFREAGVNIDFVQDNQARSSYGVLRGLHYQLNPHAQTKLIRVLEGVIIDAVVDIRKGSPAYGCSFAIELSAENKRQLLVPQGFAHGYAVLSATAEVMYKVDNFYSKESEGGIIFNDPALQINWGIDLEKAIVSEKDLVLPKLADIQHNFVYQG
- the rfbB gene encoding dTDP-glucose 4,6-dehydratase, producing the protein MKRTLLVTGGAGFIGSHVVRLFVNKYPDYRIVNLDALTYAGNLENLADIQDKPNYVFEKGDITDEARIDGLFAKYQFDGVIHLAAESHVDRSIMDPLAFIKTNVLGTATLLNVARKYWKGQEEGKRFYHVSTDEVYGSLGEEGLFTEETAYDPRSPYSASKASSDHFVKAYYHTYHLPVVLSNCSNNYGSHHFPEKLIPLAIHNIKNSKPVPVYGKGENVRDWLFVEDHARAIDTIFHNGRLGETYNIGGFNEWKNIDLIHLLCKIMDEKLGRAPGTSAQLITFVKDRAGHDLRYAIDATKLNQELGWSPSLQFEEGLEKTVAWYLANEQWLEHVTSGAYQQYYQEQYTQR
- a CDS encoding UDP-glucuronic acid decarboxylase family protein, with the translated sequence MEKKRILIAGAAGFLGSHLCDRFIKEGYHVIGMDNLLTGNLRNIEHLFSLPDFEYYHHDVTKFVHVPGQLDYILHFASPASPIDYLKMPIQTLKVGALGTHNLLGLAKEKKARILVASTSEVYGDPNVHPQPEEYWGNVNPIGPRGVYDEAKRFMESITMAYHNFHGVETRIIRIFNTYGPRMRLDDGRALPAFMSQALTGQDITVFGDGSQTRSFCYVSDLVDGIYRLLLSDYHLPVNIGNPAEISLLEFAEEIIKLTGTDQKITFHPLPKDDPKQRKPDITKARTILGWEPKVSREEGLKITYEYFKQALNK